A genomic window from Glycine soja cultivar W05 chromosome 10, ASM419377v2, whole genome shotgun sequence includes:
- the LOC114372032 gene encoding dihydroorotate dehydrogenase (quinone), mitochondrial-like — protein sequence MAAWSSRKLLRDVLLKRVVSNQLPGVRCFSSAPKSAPKIGHYSKKGRLLTGATIGLLIAGGAYVSTVDEATFCGWLFSATKLVNPFFALLDPEFAHNLGVSAAARGWVPREKRPDPSLLGLEVWGRKFSNPVGLAAGFDKNAEAVDGLLALGFGFVEVGSVTPVPQDGNPKPRIFRLRKEGAVINRCGFNSEGIVAVAKRLGAQHGKRKLDETSSASPSSNNEVKHGGKAGPGILGVNLGKNKTSEDAAADYVQGVHTLSQYADYLVINVSSPNTPGLRMLQGRKQLKDLVKKVQAARDEMQWGEEGPPPLLVKIAPDLSKEDLEDIAAVALALHLDGLIISNTTISRPDPTSKNPLASETGGLSGKPLFNLSTNILKEMYILTRGRIPLIGCGGISSGEDAYKKIRAGATLVQLYTAFAYGGPALIPQIKAELAACLERDGFKSIVDAVGADCR from the exons ATGGCCGCATGGTCTTCTAGAAAGTTACTGAGAGACGTTCTTCTCAAAAGGGTAGTCTCGAATCAACTTCCTGGCGTCAGATGTTTTTCTTCTGCGCCAAAAAGTGCTCCTAAGATCGGTCACTATTCCAAGAAA GGAAGGTTGTTGACAGGAGCCACCATAGGTCTACTTATAGCTGGTGGAGCTTATGTGAGTACTGTGGATGAAGCTACTTTCTG TGGATGGTTATTCTCGGCAACAAAACTTGTGAATCCCTTTTTTGCTTTGTTGGACCCTGAGTTTGCACACAACTTGGGTGTCTCGGCTGCAGCTCGTGGTTGGGTTCCAAGGGAGAAGAGGCCCGACCCATCACTCTTAGGGCTAGAAGTTTGGGGAAGAAAATTCTCCAACCCAGTAGGCCTTGCTGCAGGCTTTGATAAAAATGCTGAGGCTGTAGATGGTTTACTTGCTTTGGGCTTTGGCTTTGTGGAGGTAGGCTCTGTTACTCCTGTCCCCCAGGATGGCAATCCAAAACCTCGTATCTTCAGGTTGCGAAAAGAAGG TGCTGTAATAAATAGATGTGGCTTTAATAGTGAGGGAATTGTTGCTGTTGCAAAGCGACTAGGTGCTCAGCACGGCAAGAGGAAACTTGATGAAACTTCAAGCGCTTCACCTTCTTCCAATAATGAGGTCAAACATGGTGGAAAAGCTGGCCCTGGCATTCTTGGTGTCAATCTTGGAAAGAACAAGACAAGTGAAGATGCTGCAGCAGATTATGTTCAAGGAGTTCATACATTGTCCCAATATGCTGATTACCTG GTGATTAATGTTTCATCACCCAATACCCCTGGTTTGCGCATGCTTCAAGGAAGAAAGCAATTGAAGGATCTAGTGAAGAAG GTTCAAGCTGCTCGTGATGAAATGCAATGGGGTGAGGAGGGCCCACCTCCATTGCTGGTAAAAATAGCTCCAGATTTGTCAAAAGAAGACCTTGAAGATATTGCTGCA GTCGCCTTGGCTCTTCACTTGGATGGACTG ATTATATCGAACACAACCATTTCAAGACCAGATCCTACCAGTAAAAATCCATTGGCTTCAGAAACTGGTGGCTTGAGTGGGAAGCCTCTCTTCAATCTCTCCACCAACATCTTGAAGGAGATGTATATCTTGACAAGG GGCAGGATTCCTTTGATTGGCTGTGGGGGCATTAGCAG tgGGGAAGATGCATATAAGAAAATACGAGCTGGAGCAACTCTAGTTCAGCTCTATACCGCATTCGCTTATGGGGGACCTGCACTTATTCCTCAGATAAAG GCTGAATTAGCTGCATGCCTGGAAAGAGATGGTTTCAAATCCATTGTTGATGCAGTTGGTGCAGATTGTAGATGA